Genomic DNA from Trichoderma asperellum chromosome 5, complete sequence:
ATCAGGACATATAAAGACCAAGGATTTTACTATTTGGATGCGGCTACGGAGTTGGTCCATCATTTCTTGCGGATTTTAGAAGCATACTCAAAGCAGAATGCGGACATGCAGGTTCGCTCTCGCAAACGAACCCggcaaaagaagaacaaagatCAGCAACAGGGTACAGAAGATGGCGTCTTGGCCGAAGAGAATGATGACTCGGCCAATGATGACGAAGCTGCAGAGCGCACCTCGAAGGAGCGCAAGTTCGATTTCCAACGCTTTGCGGCTCGCTTTACGCCGCAGGGTGTTGTGAATACGTTTGTCAAGTTTACGCGTTTCTATCAGGATATGGATGATTCCCAACTGAAACGTGTTCATCGATTCTTCTACCGACTTGCTTTCAAGCAAGAGATGAGCGTTATGCTTTTCCGCGTGGACATAATacacttattatataacatGATCAAAGGTCCTGAGCCTTTGGATAAGGGTTCAGGCATGTATAAGGACTGGGAAGAGCTTGTGAAGCAGATCCTTCGCAAATGCTTTAAAAAGATTGAGCAGAGACCAGAACTCATAATCGAGATGCTCTTTAGCAAACTGCAGAGCACTGCTTTCTTCTTAGAATACGGATATGAGAAGCAGACTACCTCTAAGAAACAGGCGAAGCCTGGTGGTGAGCTTGTCTTCAAGTATACAGAAGAGCGAGATCGACAAATTGCCATTGTGGTCGGCGCACTGCTCGACAAGAATGAGGGTGATCATATCAGCTGGGTGAAGAGTATCCTCACTGCGGCCGAAAGTGAACGTCGGTCATGGGCTGcggcagaagaagctttGCCATCAACCGAAACTCCGATGGAAGAGTCGGCAGATGCCAGTGAGCCAAAAGAGTCGAGCAAGCCTCCTCCATTTAGTAAGTCACACGGGTTCACTGTATACAATATCTCTAAAGCTAATACTATATGTCTAGATGTACGTCCTGATAGCGACGCGAGACGCGCTGCTAGGTTTAAAAACTCGTACCTACGACTTCTATTAAATCTTTGCGGAATTCGGCTGTTTGGCCctgcagatgaagaaacaCCAGAGTCTCTCTGGATTCTCCCAGAAGACGTCACAGCCGACTCGCTCAAAGATACATTGCATTATATCAATCAGGCAGAATTTAGCCCTCCAACGTTTGACGACGGGCAGTTGGCAGAGAATCAACTTAAGAGAAAACTACCGCCCCGCAAGAAGGCTGAttttgacgatgacgaagacgatgacaTGGATGATGAAATTCTGTTCGAGCCTGGCGGCCCAACAGTAAGAAAGGTCATTGATGAATCAGAAAGAcccaaaaagacaaagaagaggaggcggaggaacAGCCAGGCTCTGGAACTGGACGATGAGgagcttgaagaaaaggCCCGTAAGCGACGCGAGCGCGAGCGCGAAAAGGCACGCAAGATCAAATCCGCCGTATACGTCAGGGAAGGAGACGATGAgtttgacgaagaagaggatgaagaattCTTTGCTCGCGAGCGGGAGATTGCCGCCCGCGCCGCCAAAGCTGCGCAGTCGGCCGCGGAGCCTGTCATTGCCAAAAAGCCCACAAAACGCAAATCCGCAGTGCAGCTCGACAGCGATGATGAGGGAGGTGAAGATAATGACGATGATTTGTTGCTAGGAGGCTTggttgacgatgaagaggcggAGAACAGTAGGGATGATGATACCCCCGCCGAGGAGAGCGATGGCgagagcagaaagaagaggaaagttagcgtggaagaagatggtgttGACGCAGAGGGCGATGATGTTGATATGGAAGATGCCTCGCAAACGCAGCAGTTGGAAGCGAACGCTGCGGAAGAGGGCGATGATGCTCCTGTTGTGGTGGCCCGTAGGCCGAGAATACGAGGTGGGTTTGTCATAGatagcgatgacgacgaataAAAAGGATGGGTGGgtgcgattttttttttttttttcaagtgTATacgttatatataaaagaagcaTTGCGAGGAATTTATTTGGGAGGGATATGGATCACGGCTACGTGTTTATCGGAAAATCGTATAAATTGATGGGTATTAGGCAGTGCCTGCAAAGATGTCATACCAAGTATTCTATTTTGTACATCTCAACTTCATAAGACTCTCCGAAATTATTCAATAAATCCACGCTGTAGATGTCGTGACCCAGGGTATCATgtactttttctttcccgCTTCCTTACATTATCATGAGCAAACCAACTCATGCGATCGTCATGCCGTGTCTGACAGTATGCGCCCTCCGCGTAGCCGACCGTCCCTCTTGTCAATGCTTCTCCTCCTAGTCATCGTATTCTGCGTGTTCTGGGCTTGGCCGAGCTCCGCTAGGTCTTCTTGGGCTTTATAGCGAGCGGCTGCATCATCGTCGCTAGCACCGTTGGTTCGTCgcgaggaggacgaggatcTGCTCTGTATTGGTGCGTCCTCGCTGCTCTGGGGTTCGTTTTGACCACCGCCCCAAGAGCCGCCGATACCTTCCATGGTGAAGTCTGAGGCAGTTGGCTCGTCGAGGGCCATCAATTCGTCTGGGTGGAAGATCCTGGGCAGGAGGAGAGCGCGCACGGGAATGAGGAGCAAGATTATAATGGGAAAGCCGACGGCAGCGATGGTCTGTGTGATGGCGAAAGTGGCACCGAAGCCAATGAGCTCAATAATGACGAACATCCATATCGCGATACGGCGTTTGATTAGCTTGAGAGGGGAATTTGCCGGCGTCAGGTTCTTGTCGCGAGccaggaagagcagcttaGCTGTGATGCCATTTGCCTGAAGGGCTTGAACGCCCATGATAAAAAAGAGTCCCGCCAAGACTCCGTGAGGAACAAGATGAAGGACCACAAGAAGAGGACCAGTCATGGTGCCAAGGGTAAGAAGCCCCTGAGCCAAGTTTGATACACGTTGTTCAACAACATGGGTCGTCTCAAAGGTATACGCACCCTTATCCTCGCCCTTTTCATCGAGCTGCTTGACAGCCTTGGTGACGCAAAGGGATTCTGTATGAAAGGGGGCTTGTGGAATCAGGCCATTGGGGAAGGGCAGTCCGAGAATGCCAGCTACTCCAGTGGTAATgccgagaaggaagaagtcCCAATGGAATCCAGCCGGCTTTCTCAGGGGAAATTCACTTCCTTGTGCAATAAGGGATGATACTTTTGTAGTGTTAGTATAGTGTATCCTACGAAAATCGAGTGGGGAGAAATGTATAGGAGCAATCATACCATTATGGTCAAACCAGAATAGGATAGTCAGGAGTATGGCAAATGGCAGCGCAGTGAAAATTTGACCAACACTCAAGTCCCAGAAATTAACAGCCCAGCCTCGGTCCGCCGTTGGTTCAAAGGCCTTGCTGGTTGGGAGCACCGCGAGGTGGATCTCGGCCATTCGACCAATGTGTACAAAGCCAGtaaagaagatgagagtCAGTGGTGTTCCGTAGTCTTTCAAAAAGACACGGATTGGGTGTCTGAAGAGACTGCTGGCTCCGAGTTCACTGCAGATATAGGCCACCAtaaacagcagcaacgctGCGACAATGGAGAGGTAGAAAGCGCTGTCGCTGCCAAGACGCTCCAGAACTTGAATGCCTTTTTGGAGATAGATGAAGGCTACGTAGAAGCCAAAGATGTCGCAGGGGAACCGTGTTACCCAGCGGAGCCAGTTGCAAGAATTTGTGATGGCAAGGATCCAGTGCAAAATCAGAGACCATCTAGAGATAGGGTCAAAAAAGATGGGTTATTAGTCTTCTCGTAGTTCCCTAGTCCAGGAGTGATGGGGACGCTTACATTCCTATCCAAGCCATGAATCCGAGATAGTTGACGCCAGTTGGTTTCATAATGTTATATACGGTACTATCAATCGTCAGTTATTAGGCGAATGTCGCCAGATGGCTTGTATCTCAGCGCCTCTCGTACCTATTAAACACAGTAATGGGACCTACGGAACGCCAGAATCAGTATCAAGAAGGCAGATCAGTATGTGGCATATCGTACCAGTTACCCCAACAATGACAAGTGGTTGGGCAGAAAATATGGAAAAGACAACGGAGCCGAGAACAGAAGCCAGCAGAACTTCGTTAACACCATAGTTGGATCCCGTATTCTGGAACATGTCTAGCGAGAAAGCAAGAGCAGGTAGGATGCTGTCAATGGCACAGACATGTTAGCAAATGCCCGCTTGTTTGCTTAATACGAgtaggaaaggaaaggaaacgGAAAAGGGGTCATTGATTGCGTACTTTGCAAAATACATAAAGACTGTGGCGGGCACAACACGATAGTCCCACGCGTCGAGCCAGTCGCTCACATAGTAAGGCGCTCTCCGACGGATATCGTTGACCATGCCACGGAAAGGATGGATGCTCCACCAGGCCTCATCGTCCCGCTGTGTCATCGACATGGACGCTCCGCCACCTCCTGGTGTTGAcgctgctgttgccgccGTTGCCATGGCTGGCCGCTGGTGGTCCTGGTGCTTCACTCCTCCGTCAAGAGAGCCGTCGGCCACGATATTGGCCATGCCGTGCAGTTCCTCGGTGCTTGCGCCCTCCTCGTGCCGTCGATGCTGCCTCTCAGCGCAGAATATGCCGAGACCAAAATGCAAGACTCTCCGGGAGTCGCGAAACCGAGAGCAAGACTGAGCGGTCGGTATGTGCTATCTCCTCATACCAAAGACATCGAGGCTGCGAAGGAGTCTGCACGTAGAAGAGCAGAAAGAGCAGAGACCGAGAGTCTGGTCGACGCTTTTATGGAGTATCAACAAGGGAGTCTTGTCGACGCCCCCTGCTCAGGCAAACAGCAGATCCTCCACTGCAGTAGTTCAAGCTGGCGCCAGGAATTGACTGCATGCAAGGCAAAAGAGCCAATGGTTTGTGCCTGTTTTCTCTGCTCTCCTCCTTTCCCCGCTTGGCTATATGTACAATTGCAACTGTACCTGGAGAAGAAATCcatatcatttttttttttttcttttcctttttttttccctccctggCTTTTTAGATTTGAGATCGGAAAGACGGCCCCAACACTAGGATTGCCGCTATGACATCGCCGCGCACTGAAGATGTGAAACATTGCCCAAGTGGGTTTAGGCCTTCTTCTGCCGTTTACCGCATTTTTGCTCTCCACATGCTTGAcgcattcattcattcagcGGCTATCAAAATAACATACAATTTTTTGTTCTGTCTTACCGGTGCTACGTATTGCATGAATATATCTGACAGGCAATATTAGTAGTAGACGATACTATGTATATAATCAACAACCAGTCAAATTGAATCCCTGTCGTGtggcccagcccagcctccATCTCGCCGGAGCACACAATTTGTCTTTTGTTTCGACACCAGACGTTGGACATTCTATGGTTCGAGACAATCCCCCGAGCCTCAGTCCACCCAAGATACTTCACAGCGGGCGACAAACGGCATAAGACAAAACACCACACTGCTAAAAGAATAGAATATATGCCATCTAATAGCCTCATGTAGCAGGGAATCTAAAAACCCACCACGGCAATTTCTCACTCGTCCCTTATTAGTGTGGAACTCTCCTCACTACTCGCAGCCGCCAGCGCCGGTGCCACTAGCCGCAGTTTATTCGTAGCATAAAtaataatgatgatgatgatgattactGCACGACTAAGACAGAGAACTTTTACAACCAACCAGAAGCAATTTGACCTTAGCAAACGTGAATTGATGCGGGGGATTTCATATGGCATCTGTTGTGTAACTGTGACTATTGCAAGCCCcggtctttttttctccccagCCTGATATATTGTATTacctatatacatgtacattcaTTCTAATTATGTACAAcagtataagtaaaaaaaaaaaaaaaaatttctcttAGGAAAAGTTAAAATGCTTATGCCCTCATTGGCTATTCTTTTGACTACTTTTTCCAAGAATCATGCCCAAAATAACGGTCTCGGCGTCCATTTTCGGACCTCAGCACCCTGGAGCGTCGCCACTTTGGAGCCCAGtctaagggaaaaaaaggcttcCCGCTGTGCAGCCCAtcactttttctctcttaGCGCCTCTCTGGGGGAGGAACTTTGCCGCCCAATCATCTTCGGCCCGGGGCCATAGCCAAGATATTTTCCCATTGCCATTTCCAAAGGTATGTGTGTAGCAATATTCACCCTTTTCTCATAGGTTACAGATGACGCACGGCACCTCgtctacatacatacatgtgcaTCATCCTCGCTCGCGGATGATGGTGGCGATATAAAGTCTACCTTGTGCCTAATACCTACAGTACATGTTAGCTGATGGTTATACTCAGTGCACGTCAATTGTAATACCGTAATACAACGTGCCTCTTACAGCTACATCTCACTCGGCATATATGCATTTCTTCACCATCAagactcctttttttttcttttggagCAAAGCAACACTCTTCTACATGATTTCTTCATCCTTTAGATTTATCTACGGTTCTAAATCCAGGTACAAGTACACAGTAAAGTTCAAAAAAgccccccttttcctttttcccgcTAGACCCCTAATATGATGATGGTAAAAGTACATACAGTGGAAAATGTGTAACATCTCCAGTGCCCACGGTAGAGTTGAGACTcgtagaaaaaaataaataaagaaaaaacaataaCACAAGCCGCCGTCTCCAGCCACGACAGTAGCGGGGATTGTTTCCCGCTGCGCTGGCGAAAAGCCGCAGCAAGCCAATCCAGACATATTGTCAAGTTCCCGGCAGCGCCCCTTAACCCCCCATTCCCACTGACATCCATGTCTCCTCAATCTTCATGCTCGCTTCATACTTTATAGGATTGCAATCCTCGTCGAAATTACCTCTTGACGCCCGATCCGTCCTCTGAAATATCACGAAACGCGGGAGCGGGCGTGCCCGTGGGCGGGTCCTCCTTCGGCGTGTCTGTCTCAGTAGGGAAAGGCGGCGGAGAGCTCGCCTCTTTGCCTCCTCCAAAGAACTTCTCAAAGTCTTCATTGTCGTCGAATGGTCGCTTGCCAAGAATTCTCACCATGTCATCACGGGAGAGAACCTCCTTTTTCAGCAGCTCCTCAGCAATTAACCCGACttgctccttcttctccaccaGCAGGTTTCGGCATCGAGTATAAGCTTCTTCCACTATACGGTGCACCTCTTGGTCAATCTGCTGAGCCGTAGCCTCGGCAAATGGCTTCACCATGCGGTTCGGGTCATTCTCAAAGTGCACTGGCCCCACCTTGTCCGACATACCCCATTGAGTAACCATGCTGCGTGCCATTTGAGAGACCTTCTTGAAGTCATCACTGGCACCGGTCGTGACTGTGGGGAAATGTAGCTCTTCAGACACACGTCCTCCCATGGTCATGGCCATTCGGTCCATGAGCTGGTTGGTGTTCATCAGATAAGCATCCTGGGGCAGGTATTGCGCATAGCCTAGAGCGCCTTGGCCGCGGGGAATGATTGAGACCTTGAGGAGGGGATCTGCGTGCCTGAGGAACCAGCCACAGATGGCGTGTCCAGCTTCGTGATAGGccaccgtcttcttctcctccggcCTGAGTACGAGTGACTTGCGCTCTAAGCCTCCAATGACTCGCTCAATTGCGCGCTCGAAATGTATCATCTTGACGTCGTCTGCGTTCTCTCGTGCGGCTGTTTGTGCCATTAGTATCTAGGTTCCTATCAAATGTCTCTCATGTTTATTACTTACCAATTAGAGCTGCTTCGTTCACAACATTGGAGATATCCGCACCGGAGAAGCCAGGGGTCAAGGTAGCAAGTCGGCCGATGAGATGTTCATGATCCTCCTTGGTAACAATCTTCTTGAGATAAACCTGGAAGATCTCTTGTCGGCCCTTCATGGTAGGTCGGTCAATATAAATGTGCCTATCAAAGCGGCCAGGACGCATCAGGGCCTTGTCCAGGATGTCAGCACGATTGGTACCGGCCAAGACAACGACCTGTTCTCGAGTGTTGAATCCGTCCATTTCTGTGAGAATCTGGTTAAGGGTAGCTTCGCGTTCGTCATTTCCACCGAATCCACGACCGCTTTCCTGTCGAGCACGGCCGATAGCATCGATTTCgtcaatgaagatgatgcaAGGCGCATTCTTTCGACCTTCGGCAAACAGGTCTCGTACTCGAGACGGACCCACGCCAACGAACATCTCCACGAACTCAGAACCGCTCACGCTGAAGAATGGGACGCCAGACTCTCCAGCAGTGGCCTTGGCGAGAAGAGTCTTTCCCGTTCCTGGGGGGCCGGAGAGGATGGCACCTCGAGGAATCTTGGCGCCCAGCTTCTCGAACTTTTCGGGCTGCTTCAAGAAGCTAACGAATTCCATAATCTCCACCTTGGCTTCCTCCAGACCGGCAACATCACTAAACTTGACTTTGACTGCGTTCTCGGCGTTgaacttcttggccttgcttTTTCCAAAGTTGAACATGCCTCCAGCGCCACCGGCCCGCCCGCTCATGGACCGCTGTGTCCACAAGATCAGACCGATGAATAGGAGAGTAGGTCCGAATGCCAAAACTAGGTTGCCGACAGTGCTGCCACCTGCTTCGTAGCTGACAGGTATTCTCTCGGACGGGGGAATGCCCAGCTGATCCTGTGCTTcttcgagcttcttctcaaaaGACTCAACTGATCCAATCGAGAAGATGTATGTTCTTCTGGCGCCAGATCCATCAGATGTTGACTGAACAGCGTCAGGATGTAATTCCACACGCACTTGAGATCCATTGACGACCACAAGTTTCTGTACAAGGCCCTTGTCCAAGAAGGCCTTTCGTAGCTCCTGCCAGGTGATTTCTTTCTCAGAGAATGGTCTGCTGAATGACTCGATTGCCCAAAGCGTAATACCCAGGACGAGACCAGTCTGAAGGGCATCCATCCACGAGTTCCTCTCGGGTTTCTTGGGGTCCGATCCTTGCTGGTTAGATTGTGATTCACTGGAAGCCTTGTGTGATTGGGCTgcgctttctttcttatctCCGTAGTTGTGGTCGTTCATTTCATTGGTGTTCTGGTCAAACATGCCCCGTTttccttgttgctgctgttcgaCTTCCCATTCCGCTACCCTTTCGGCCATGACGAAGACGCATCGCATCAGCCGGCCCTTGTCAATTATTGACAAGTTGCCAGGTCCCTGGCGCATCTTATGTAGCAGATCTCGTATCTCAGCTGGAGCACCGGTGTGCTGAAGCCCCACCAATATGTCCTTCAATGTCTGCCTTTGGCCTTCGGGGAGCATCTGTTGAAACGCCTGCAGCTGCGATATCTCTTCCTTGGTCAGGCGAATCCAGCCCTCCGGTAGAGGAGGCAAGGGCACCTTCTGTGATTCTGGCCCGCCCTCTGTCTCTGACTTTGCTTCAttgtgattgattgattttcCAGAGTCggagtttttattttcatcgGGATGCGGGGTTTTGGAGGAGTAGTATCGCGGGAGGATGCCGTTGTGCGCAGACAATGCTCTCAGAGGAGCTGTTCTGGAGCTGGCGACAAGTCTTTGTGTCCTCTGTAAGCTTACACTGGTCGAGAACCTGGCCAGCTTAGCGAGCTGGCCCGACTGGCGAAGATATCGTGACATGGTGGATGGCGGCGGTTTGTGAGCTTGACGGCGGATCCGCCGGTCCTGGTTTTATGGTAAATGCGCAATGCAGCGCAATCTCACTCGCTGCGCAGAATTGCGCTTGATAGCTCGGATATGACTCTGCCAGGAAACAGATAGATGCTAAGAGAAAACTGAAATATTCCAACGCCACTGCGGACTTAGATGACACTACGAGACTGAAGCCTGCCGGCCGAGGGTCCACGTCTAATCCCGAAAATTGTACGGCATCACGTGATGTTCTCCGACGCAGCGCAGGTAGGCCCTCGGCGGATCGGGATTCCGCCCGTCGAAAACTCCGTGCTCTAAAACTTCCCATACCTATCTAAGGCAGTAGATTACTATTGATCTAGCGATTTCACCTGTATCTATCTATCCACTATGCCCAAATACAAAAGGCCAACTGGGAGAAAACATGTAATATTTATGCACCTAGTTTGATGAAAATGGATCGTA
This window encodes:
- the YTA12 gene encoding Mitochondrial inner membrane m-AAA protease component (MEROPS:MER0002605~TransMembrane:2 (i235-252o352-371i)), yielding MSRYLRQSGQLAKLARFSTSVSLQRTQRLVASSRTAPLRALSAHNGILPRYYSSKTPHPDENKNSDSGKSINHNEAKSETEGGPESQKVPLPPLPEGWIRLTKEEISQLQAFQQMLPEGQRQTLKDILVGLQHTGAPAEIRDLLHKMRQGPGNLSIIDKGRLMRCVFVMAERVAEWEVEQQQQGKRGMFDQNTNEMNDHNYGDKKESAAQSHKASSESQSNQQGSDPKKPERNSWMDALQTGLVLGITLWAIESFSRPFSEKEITWQELRKAFLDKGLVQKLVVVNGSQVRVELHPDAVQSTSDGSGARRTYIFSIGSVESFEKKLEEAQDQLGIPPSERIPVSYEAGGSTVGNLVLAFGPTLLFIGLILWTQRSMSGRAGGAGGMFNFGKSKAKKFNAENAVKVKFSDVAGLEEAKVEIMEFVSFLKQPEKFEKLGAKIPRGAILSGPPGTGKTLLAKATAGESGVPFFSVSGSEFVEMFVGVGPSRVRDLFAEGRKNAPCIIFIDEIDAIGRARQESGRGFGGNDEREATLNQILTEMDGFNTREQVVVLAGTNRADILDKALMRPGRFDRHIYIDRPTMKGRQEIFQVYLKKIVTKEDHEHLIGRLATLTPGFSGADISNVVNEAALIAARENADDVKMIHFERAIERVIGGLERKSLVLRPEEKKTVAYHEAGHAICGWFLRHADPLLKVSIIPRGQGALGYAQYLPQDAYLMNTNQLMDRMAMTMGGRVSEELHFPTVTTGASDDFKKVSQMARSMVTQWGMSDKVGPVHFENDPNRMVKPFAEATAQQIDQEVHRIVEEAYTRCRNLLVEKKEQVGLIAEELLKKEVLSRDDMVRILGKRPFDDNEDFEKFFGGGKEASSPPPFPTETDTPKEDPPTGTPAPAFRDISEDGSGVKR
- the TOF1 gene encoding Topoisomerase 1-associated factor 1 (BUSCO:EOG092D0F10), producing the protein MELADGTTDIVHPEVRAHISSLVAALGGASTEDDGRYHLGDDALEVLRDIKRWIRFYDEKTNRMDVARCIHEANLIEGDLLPILATWPENATDIKYKSRIALACFEIMVPLTWPMERDKERMTINHHRHMPVLELAQVQYKMAIINFDEARILHAAVRTALPSLALPASDRAARDQGIIKLVLFFLRNMAMIAPPPNVQYEGDETQISRSATIDAFSYQDIFLFLLTLASNMGDDFRTEDTSVMEIIYHLIKRVDIEKLFMTEQQVHKAKAHELTSLMNKESAMLKAYTRNGPTRHNRFGTMIWVKREDGKMSSLSGQDALADTTARNLKMDKNKVFKPPRRTKKENKDERDLGPPAKLNARATGQLRSFVEEFLDSGFNPLFQHVRKTIDREASHVMQYHRRQFFYLVAWFLEAERTRQKLKRDSKKNNDDVSSFSLVAGVLNQEMFITLNKAMHEAYEYKDWHELAAVMRCFTQILLTVQAMTESGREDDEEIAENVLSRLFYEESTHDTIANIIRTYKDQGFYYLDAATELVHHFLRILEAYSKQNADMQVRSRKRTRQKKNKDQQQGTEDGVLAEENDDSANDDEAAERTSKERKFDFQRFAARFTPQGVVNTFVKFTRFYQDMDDSQLKRVHRFFYRLAFKQEMSVMLFRVDIIHLLYNMIKGPEPLDKGSGMYKDWEELVKQILRKCFKKIEQRPELIIEMLFSKLQSTAFFLEYGYEKQTTSKKQAKPGGELVFKYTEERDRQIAIVVGALLDKNEGDHISWVKSILTAAESERRSWAAAEEALPSTETPMEESADASEPKESSKPPPFNVRPDSDARRAARFKNSYLRLLLNLCGIRLFGPADEETPESLWILPEDVTADSLKDTLHYINQAEFSPPTFDDGQLAENQLKRKLPPRKKADFDDDEDDDMDDEILFEPGGPTVRKVIDESERPKKTKKRRRRNSQALELDDEELEEKARKRREREREKARKIKSAVYVREGDDEFDEEEDEEFFAREREIAARAAKAAQSAAEPVIAKKPTKRKSAVQLDSDDEGGEDNDDDLLLGGLVDDEEAENSRDDDTPAEESDGESRKKRKVSVEEDGVDAEGDDVDMEDASQTQQLEANAAEEGDDAPVVVARRPRIRGGFVIDSDDDE
- a CDS encoding uncharacterized protein (EggNog:ENOG41~TransMembrane:11 (o83-106i118-142o162-181i193-211o226-244i264-283o313-332i353-375o449-473i494-513o519-537i)); this translates as MANIVADGSLDGGVKHQDHQRPAMATAATAASTPGGGGASMSMTQRDDEAWWSIHPFRGMVNDIRRRAPYYVSDWLDAWDYRVVPATVFMYFANILPALAFSLDMFQNTGSNYGVNEVLLASVLGSVVFSIFSAQPLVIVGVTGPITVFNSTVYNIMKPTGVNYLGFMAWIGIWSLILHWILAITNSCNWLRWVTRFPCDIFGFYVAFIYLQKGIQVLERLGSDSAFYLSIVAALLLFMVAYICSELGASSLFRHPIRVFLKDYGTPLTLIFFTGFVHIGRMAEIHLAVLPTSKAFEPTADRGWAVNFWDLSVGQIFTALPFAILLTILFWFDHNVSSLIAQGSEFPLRKPAGFHWDFFLLGITTGVAGILGLPFPNGLIPQAPFHTESLCVTKAVKQLDEKGEDKGAYTFETTHVVEQRVSNLAQGLLTLGTMTGPLLVVLHLVPHGVLAGLFFIMGVQALQANGITAKLLFLARDKNLTPANSPLKLIKRRIAIWMFVIIELIGFGATFAITQTIAAVGFPIIILLLIPVRALLLPRIFHPDELMALDEPTASDFTMEGIGGSWGGGQNEPQSSEDAPIQSRSSSSSRRTNGASDDDAAARYKAQEDLAELGQAQNTQNTMTRRRSIDKRDGRLRGGRILSDTA